A stretch of the Salminus brasiliensis chromosome 19, fSalBra1.hap2, whole genome shotgun sequence genome encodes the following:
- the vimr2 gene encoding keratin, type II cytoskeletal 7, with the protein MAMLRVSSYRKLFEKQQWSQAAAVSQRCGAQLLRSSARGGVSMAECSEPDFPAAHALNREGVVRFAQERSTIAALNDRLAVLIDVARCLEEENESLEFQIIELEERLGTKPSSSTSLSVTCPADFSLDAVIERLRKEKEEILCDTEVLKTELQSMQMKYDEVVEQRTLIQLEREDVAVDVDAVTADCLALRDQVAIYEEQLAEMERQHELRVESLAEPQAGDKEASTVALQFPSIDITPAIMDIKEYYCHLAESLQFESRASAVAAITAGGEEEGKEKQKRLEKLTGGKVKDASKVTDVNVLKDLIAELQKEVAELEKHGEELEAEIEAKREAHLLKIEELEACICQLEEEEADLQAQMKEQTGDYDELLNEKMSLDIEIAAYRGLVEEEEERLCYL; encoded by the exons ATGGCAATGCTGAGAGTTTCATCGTACCGCAAGTTGTTTGAGAAGCAGCAGTGGAGCCAGGCCGCAGCGGTCAGTCAGCGCTGTGGAGCCCAGCTTCTCCGCTCTTCTGCCAG GGGTGGAGTGTCGATGGCAGAGTGTTCCGAGCCGGACTTCCCAGCAGCTCATGCTCTAAACAGGGAGGGTGTGGTGCGATTTGCCCAGGAGCGCTCCACAATTGCTGCCCTCAACGACCGCCTGGCTGTCCTTATCGATGTG gCACGCTGTCTGGAGGAGGAGAATGAGTCTCTGGAGTTTCAGATCATTGAACTGGAGGAGAGACTGGGAACCAAGCCGAGCTCCTCCACTTCCCTCAGTGTCACCTGCCCTGCAGACTTCAGTTTGGACGCCGTTATAGAGAGACTGCGCAAAGAGAAG GAGGAGATTTTATGTGACACGGAAGTGCTAAAGACAGAGCTGCAGTCCATGCAGATGAAGTATGATGAGGTCGTGGAGCAGCGAACTCTCATTCAACTGGAGCGCGAGGATGTTGCCGTG GACGTGGACGCCGTCACTGCAGACTGCCTGGCACTCAGAGATCAAGTGGCCATTTACGAAGAGCAGCTGGCTGAAATGGAGCGACAGCATGAGCTG AGAGTTGAGAGTCTAGCTGAACCTCAGGCTGGAGATAAAGAAGCTTCTACTGTGGCTTTGCAGTTCCCCTCCATTGATATCACTCCAGCCATCATGGATATCAAGGAATACTACTGCCACCTGGCTGAGAGCCTACAG TTTGAGTCCAGAGCCTCTGCTGTTGCCGCCATCACTGCCGGCGGAGAGGAAGAGGGAAAGGAGAAGCAGAAGCGGTTGGAAAAGCTGACCGGCGGGAAAGTGAAGGATGCCTCCAAAGTCACGGACGTGAACGTGCTGAAGGATTTG ATTGCTGAGCTGCAGAAGGAAGTAGCTGAGCTGGAGAAGCATGGTGAGGAACTGGAGGCAGAGATTGAAGCAAAGAGAGAGGCTCATCTGTTAAAGATAGAGGAGCTGGAA GCCTGCATCTGCcagctggaggaagaagaggcTGACCTGCAGGCTCAAATGAAGGAGCAGACGGGAGACTATGATGAGCTGCTCAATGAGAAGATGTCACTGGACATAGAAATTGCTGCCTACAG gggtttggtggaggaggaagaggagagactTTGCTACCTGTGA